In Streptomyces sp. P3, one DNA window encodes the following:
- a CDS encoding GNAT family N-acetyltransferase gives MRPDDWHLTHDLDAFLERAGEFLRSRPALHTVPLTVVDSLRRRGPHIYGPEDPLFGTLDVAGDVRGVFFRTPPHRLNLTSLTEEGAEALAERLAADGYRLPGVSADRDTAAFFAAAWSRRTGVDSQLVERQRLYRLGELTSPGAVPAGRARVADAADRDLLIRWHDAFMDDTGAHTGQDAGAWADSRIAYGGITLWETPDGAPVAMSGVTPEVAGQVRVAPVYTPPALRGRGYAGAATVEVSRAAQASGAAEILLFTDLANPTSNGLYQRIGYRPVADFAVYAFA, from the coding sequence ATGCGCCCTGACGACTGGCACCTCACCCACGACCTCGACGCGTTCCTCGAGCGCGCCGGCGAATTCCTGCGCTCCCGCCCCGCGCTGCACACGGTCCCGCTGACCGTCGTCGACAGTCTGCGCCGCAGGGGCCCGCACATATACGGTCCGGAGGACCCGCTCTTCGGCACGCTGGACGTGGCCGGTGACGTGCGCGGGGTGTTCTTCCGCACGCCTCCGCACCGGCTCAACCTCACCTCCCTGACGGAGGAGGGGGCCGAAGCCCTTGCCGAGCGGCTGGCCGCCGACGGGTACCGTCTCCCCGGGGTGTCCGCCGACCGCGACACCGCCGCCTTCTTCGCGGCGGCCTGGAGCCGCAGGACCGGCGTCGATTCACAGCTCGTCGAGCGGCAACGCCTCTACCGGCTGGGTGAGTTGACGTCCCCCGGAGCGGTTCCGGCGGGCCGGGCGCGGGTTGCCGACGCCGCCGACCGCGACCTGCTGATCCGCTGGCACGACGCGTTCATGGACGACACCGGCGCGCACACCGGCCAGGACGCCGGCGCCTGGGCCGACTCCCGGATCGCCTACGGCGGGATCACCCTCTGGGAGACGCCCGACGGTGCCCCCGTCGCCATGTCCGGGGTCACCCCGGAAGTGGCCGGCCAGGTGCGGGTCGCCCCCGTCTACACCCCGCCCGCCCTGCGCGGCCGTGGCTACGCGGGCGCGGCGACCGTCGAGGTGAGCCGCGCGGCGCAGGCCTCCGGCGCGGCGGAGATCCTCCTGTTCACCGACCTCGCCAACCCGACGAGCAACGGCCTCTACCAGCGCATCGGCTACCGCCCGGTCGCGGACTTCGCGGTGTACGCGTTCGCGTAG
- a CDS encoding NAD(P)/FAD-dependent oxidoreductase, translating into MEDSAPRPAPQAITAANPADRPVYVIGGGPGGLATAYTLRAQGIRAVVVEKADGVGASWRRHYDRLHLHTTRRLSALPGLAIPRRFGRWVARDDLVRYLEKYAEVHELEIVTGVEVSRVERTPDGTGWLLRATGGRELVGSAVVVATGYNHTPHLPRWPGIEAFTGDLVHAADYRSGKEYAGRDVLVVGVGNTGAEIAVDLVENGAERVRLAVRTVPHIVRRSTAGWAAQYSGIMIRRLPVALVDRISRVTAKASVPDLSAHGLPRPDTGLYTRARQGAIPVQDVGLIDAVRKGRVEIVAAVEGFEGGEVVLADGSRIAPDAVVAATGYVRALEGLVGHLGVLDDAGRPVVHGSRTPKDAPGLFFTGYTTPISGTLRELALDAERIAKAVRRRSR; encoded by the coding sequence ATGGAAGACTCCGCACCGCGCCCGGCCCCCCAGGCGATCACTGCCGCGAACCCGGCCGACCGCCCCGTCTACGTCATCGGCGGCGGCCCCGGCGGACTCGCCACCGCGTACACGCTGCGTGCCCAGGGCATACGGGCCGTCGTCGTGGAGAAGGCCGACGGGGTGGGCGCGTCCTGGCGGCGCCACTACGACCGGCTGCACCTGCACACCACCCGGCGCCTCTCGGCCCTGCCGGGGCTGGCGATACCGCGCCGTTTCGGGCGGTGGGTGGCCCGGGACGACCTGGTGCGCTACCTCGAGAAGTACGCCGAGGTCCATGAACTGGAGATCGTCACCGGCGTCGAGGTCTCCCGCGTCGAGCGCACGCCCGACGGCACCGGCTGGCTGCTGCGCGCCACCGGCGGGCGTGAGCTCGTCGGCTCGGCGGTGGTCGTCGCCACCGGTTACAACCACACCCCGCATCTGCCCCGTTGGCCCGGCATCGAGGCCTTCACGGGCGACCTGGTGCACGCCGCCGACTACCGCAGCGGCAAGGAGTACGCGGGCCGGGACGTCCTCGTCGTCGGCGTGGGCAACACCGGCGCGGAGATCGCCGTCGACCTGGTGGAGAACGGCGCGGAGCGGGTGCGGCTGGCGGTGCGCACGGTCCCGCACATCGTGCGCCGCTCGACCGCCGGGTGGGCAGCCCAGTACAGCGGCATCATGATCCGCCGGCTCCCCGTCGCCCTCGTCGACCGGATCTCCCGGGTGACGGCGAAGGCGAGCGTCCCCGACCTGTCCGCGCACGGACTGCCGCGCCCCGACACCGGTCTCTACACCCGGGCCCGCCAGGGTGCGATCCCGGTGCAGGACGTCGGTCTGATCGACGCCGTGCGCAAGGGCCGGGTGGAGATCGTGGCCGCCGTGGAGGGCTTCGAGGGCGGCGAGGTCGTGCTCGCCGACGGCTCCCGGATCGCCCCGGACGCCGTGGTCGCGGCCACCGGGTACGTCCGCGCCCTGGAAGGCCTGGTCGGCCACCTCGGCGTGCTCGACGACGCGGGCAGACCCGTCGTCCACGGCTCCCGGACCCCGAAGGACGCCCCCGGCCTGTTCTTCACCGGCTACACCACCCCCATCAGCGGGACGCTGCGCGAACTGGCGCTCGACGCCGAGCGGATCGCCAAGGCGGTGCGCCGCCGGAGCCGGTGA
- a CDS encoding acyl-CoA dehydrogenase family protein codes for MDPGFTAEQDEIRRTLRELLHKRCGPAELRAALDAPAGHDPALWAALAEQLGLPGLALPEAHGGVGCLRTDLALAAEETGRALAPSPLLATSVLVAPLVLALGTDAQRAGLLPRIADGTLTAALAVPASALAAALALTGPGGGDWSGGGRAGGVQARRSGDGWRLYGEAAQVLDGHSAGLLLVAAHTGGFVRSRTLLFLAPGDAAGVVRTRQTALDATRPQARVQLRDVAAELLGTEEDDVPEALADAGDFAAAFLACEAVGTAGRALERTVEYLGQREQFGRPIGSFQAVQHRLADVYVQIQAARSAAYYAAWAAGGDGQGGGGGAGRRERVGGLALAQALEALRRAAAEGVQLHGGIGFTWEHQAHLYFKRAAGDELLFGPVHRLRAHAAERAGLFARTEVTV; via the coding sequence ATGGACCCCGGCTTCACCGCCGAGCAGGACGAGATCCGCCGCACGCTGCGCGAACTGCTCCACAAACGCTGCGGCCCCGCGGAACTGCGGGCCGCCCTCGACGCCCCGGCCGGGCACGACCCCGCCCTGTGGGCCGCGCTCGCCGAGCAGCTCGGGCTGCCCGGGCTCGCGCTCCCCGAAGCCCACGGCGGGGTCGGCTGCCTCCGCACCGACCTCGCCCTCGCCGCCGAGGAGACCGGCCGGGCCCTGGCGCCGAGCCCGCTGCTCGCGACCTCCGTGCTCGTCGCGCCCCTGGTCCTCGCCCTCGGGACCGACGCCCAGCGGGCCGGCCTGCTGCCCCGGATCGCCGACGGCACGCTCACCGCCGCGCTCGCCGTGCCCGCGTCCGCCCTCGCCGCGGCCCTCGCCCTGACCGGACCGGGCGGCGGTGACTGGTCCGGCGGCGGACGGGCGGGCGGAGTGCAGGCCCGCCGCTCGGGAGACGGCTGGCGGCTGTACGGCGAGGCCGCGCAGGTACTCGACGGACACAGCGCAGGACTGCTGCTCGTCGCCGCGCACACCGGAGGCTTCGTACGGTCGCGGACCCTGCTGTTCCTGGCGCCGGGGGACGCCGCCGGCGTCGTACGGACGCGGCAGACGGCCCTCGACGCCACCCGGCCGCAGGCGCGGGTGCAACTGCGGGACGTGGCCGCCGAGTTGCTGGGCACGGAAGAGGACGACGTGCCCGAGGCCCTTGCCGACGCGGGGGACTTCGCCGCCGCCTTCCTCGCCTGCGAGGCCGTGGGCACGGCCGGACGGGCGCTGGAGCGGACCGTCGAGTACCTCGGGCAGCGGGAGCAGTTCGGGCGGCCGATCGGTTCCTTCCAGGCGGTGCAGCACCGGCTCGCCGATGTGTACGTGCAGATCCAGGCGGCCCGCTCCGCCGCGTACTACGCCGCCTGGGCGGCAGGCGGGGACGGCCAAGGCGGCGGAGGCGGAGCCGGCCGGCGGGAGCGGGTCGGCGGGCTCGCGCTCGCCCAGGCGCTGGAGGCGCTGCGCCGGGCCGCCGCCGAGGGCGTCCAGCTGCACGGCGGCATCGGTTTCACCTGGGAGCACCAGGCGCACCTGTACTTCAAGCGGGCCGCCGGGGACGAGCTGCTGTTCGGGCCCGTGCACCGGCTGCGCGCCCACGCGGCCGAGCGGGCCGGACTGTTCGCACGTACGGAGGTGACGGTGTGA
- a CDS encoding DoxX family membrane protein, with product MDAIWLDGAEWLAVLRIGLGLWWLESWRHKDKKSWFESGAGIAWAADVAAKHRWSAVRSGFAAVVQPRPRLMAYVVVYAELALGLGLILGFLTPVALVGGLLLNLLYLVLMIHDWAEQGQNSMMALISAVGLGAMAWQTWSMDSALGWF from the coding sequence ATGGATGCGATCTGGCTCGACGGGGCTGAGTGGCTGGCGGTGCTGCGGATCGGGCTCGGACTGTGGTGGCTGGAGAGCTGGCGGCACAAGGACAAGAAGAGCTGGTTCGAGAGCGGTGCCGGCATCGCTTGGGCGGCGGACGTGGCGGCCAAGCACCGCTGGAGCGCCGTTCGTTCCGGGTTCGCCGCGGTGGTGCAGCCGCGCCCGCGCCTCATGGCGTACGTCGTGGTCTACGCGGAGCTGGCGCTCGGCCTCGGCCTGATCCTCGGCTTCCTCACCCCGGTCGCCCTGGTCGGGGGCCTGCTGCTCAACCTCCTCTACCTCGTCCTCATGATCCACGACTGGGCCGAGCAGGGGCAGAACTCGATGATGGCGCTGATCTCGGCGGTGGGGCTGGGCGCGATGGCCTGGCAGACGTGGTCCATGGACAGTGCACTGGGGTGGTTCTGA
- a CDS encoding pyridoxal 5'-phosphate synthase: MTKDLHELLRTLRVWDPEVTELAPFDASSAPHDPIPLFTRWFAQAVAAGEREPHTMTLSTSDEEGLPDARIVMLHGADADGWSFATHATSAKGRQLAARPYAALTFYWPVLGRQVRVRGPVTSAPSEEAQADLHARSTGALAAALTGRQSDVLTSAEELAAASEAAWEHARTHPTAKSPTWTLYRLRPEEAEFFQGDAARRHTRLRYRRTGDAWSTDRLWP, encoded by the coding sequence ATGACCAAGGACCTTCATGAACTGCTGAGGACGCTGCGGGTGTGGGACCCGGAGGTGACGGAGCTGGCGCCCTTCGACGCCTCGTCGGCCCCCCACGACCCGATCCCCCTCTTCACGCGGTGGTTCGCGCAGGCGGTCGCGGCGGGCGAGCGGGAACCGCACACGATGACCCTGTCGACGTCGGACGAGGAGGGCCTGCCCGACGCCCGGATCGTCATGCTGCACGGCGCGGACGCGGACGGCTGGTCCTTCGCCACCCACGCCACCAGCGCCAAGGGCCGTCAGCTCGCCGCCCGCCCGTACGCGGCCCTCACCTTCTACTGGCCGGTGCTGGGCCGCCAGGTCCGGGTCCGCGGCCCGGTCACGTCCGCTCCCTCCGAGGAGGCCCAGGCCGATCTGCACGCCCGCTCGACCGGCGCGCTGGCCGCCGCCCTGACCGGACGGCAGAGCGACGTCCTGACCTCGGCGGAGGAACTCGCGGCGGCGTCGGAGGCCGCCTGGGAGCACGCCCGCACCCACCCGACGGCCAAGTCCCCGACCTGGACGCTGTACCGACTACGGCCGGAGGAGGCGGAGTTCTTCCAGGGCGACGCCGCCCGCCGCCACACCCGGCTGCGCTACCGCCGCACCGGCGACGCCTGGTCCACCGACCGGCTGTGGCCCTGA
- a CDS encoding FAD-dependent oxidoreductase: protein MSRRSLLGRTAAVAAGATALTATAGGPAAAATRDVDVAIVGAGLAGLTAARDLVAAGRTVVVLEARDRVGGRVVNLPLANGGVTEGGGEFIGPTQDRIKALADSLGVATFPTYNTGKNLLYKDGKKTPYATDGPLGSVPPVDVAGLANAAIVQSSLDDMAKTVPVDAPWTAAKAEEWDRQTFESWLRANAVVPSAKFLLDVACTSIFSAEPRELSLLFVLFYIAAAGNESTPGTLERLTETANGAQERRFVGGSQLVPVKLAATLGDRVALNAPVRTISRSGGKYVVTADGLTVTAKRVIVAVPPPLAARITYDPLLPADRDQLTQRLPMASVGKAIAIYDTPFWRADGLNGQVVSDTGVISSTFDNSPPDASYGALMGFIEADEARKLDAASEAEVKAAVLKDYVTYFGAKAASPTSFVLQRWNNEAYTRGGPVSIGAPGVLTQYGPALRRPVGGIHWAGTETSVHWMGFMDGAVRSGERVAKEVLAAL from the coding sequence ATGTCCCGCCGCTCCCTGCTCGGCCGCACCGCGGCCGTGGCCGCCGGCGCGACCGCCCTCACCGCGACCGCCGGCGGCCCGGCCGCCGCGGCCACCCGGGACGTCGACGTCGCGATCGTCGGCGCCGGACTGGCCGGCCTCACCGCGGCCCGCGACCTGGTGGCCGCGGGCCGCACGGTCGTCGTCCTGGAGGCCCGCGACCGCGTCGGCGGCCGGGTGGTCAACCTGCCCCTGGCGAACGGCGGGGTGACCGAGGGCGGCGGCGAGTTCATCGGCCCGACCCAGGACCGCATCAAGGCGCTCGCCGACTCCCTGGGCGTGGCCACCTTCCCCACGTACAACACCGGCAAGAACCTGCTCTACAAGGACGGCAAGAAGACCCCGTACGCCACGGACGGCCCGCTCGGCTCGGTCCCACCCGTCGACGTCGCGGGCCTCGCCAACGCGGCGATCGTGCAGTCCTCGCTGGACGACATGGCCAAGACGGTCCCGGTCGACGCGCCCTGGACCGCGGCGAAGGCCGAGGAGTGGGACCGGCAGACCTTCGAGAGCTGGCTGCGCGCCAACGCCGTCGTGCCGTCCGCCAAGTTCCTGCTGGATGTGGCCTGCACCTCGATCTTCTCGGCCGAGCCCCGCGAACTCTCGCTGCTCTTCGTGCTCTTCTACATCGCCGCCGCCGGCAACGAGTCGACCCCCGGCACCCTCGAGCGTCTCACCGAGACCGCGAACGGCGCCCAGGAGCGGCGCTTCGTCGGCGGCTCCCAGCTGGTGCCGGTCAAGCTCGCGGCGACGCTCGGCGACCGGGTGGCGCTGAACGCGCCGGTACGCACGATCAGCCGGTCCGGCGGCAAGTACGTCGTCACGGCCGACGGCCTCACCGTCACCGCCAAGCGCGTCATCGTCGCCGTGCCGCCGCCGCTCGCCGCGCGCATCACGTACGACCCGCTGCTGCCCGCCGACCGCGACCAGCTCACCCAGCGCCTCCCGATGGCGTCGGTGGGCAAGGCGATCGCGATCTACGACACCCCCTTCTGGCGGGCGGACGGCCTCAACGGCCAGGTGGTCAGCGACACCGGCGTGATCAGCTCGACCTTCGACAACTCCCCGCCGGACGCCTCGTACGGCGCGCTGATGGGCTTCATCGAGGCCGACGAGGCCCGCAAGCTGGACGCGGCGAGCGAGGCCGAGGTCAAGGCGGCGGTCCTGAAGGACTACGTGACGTACTTCGGCGCGAAAGCGGCCTCCCCCACCTCCTTCGTCCTGCAACGCTGGAACAACGAGGCGTACACCCGCGGCGGGCCCGTCTCCATCGGGGCGCCGGGCGTGCTGACCCAGTACGGTCCGGCCCTGCGCCGGCCCGTCGGCGGCATCCACTGGGCCGGCACGGAGACCTCCGTCCACTGGATGGGGTTCATGGACGGAGCGGTGCGGTCGGGCGAGCGGGTGGCCAAGGAGGTGCTGGCGGCCCTGTAG
- a CDS encoding nitroreductase/quinone reductase family protein has product MIGVRAVQKVSSTRAFAKVAPHVIPALDRAVHRLTRGKVLLSAQLLPGVILTATGARSGRPRRTPLACMPEEGGGSWILVGSNFGRTGHPAWTANLLAHPDAEISWKGTDIPVTAVLLAGEERAAVWKRLLTFWPPYAAYQERVEREIRLFRITPRPPS; this is encoded by the coding sequence GTGATCGGCGTCAGAGCGGTGCAGAAGGTGTCCTCGACACGGGCCTTCGCGAAGGTGGCCCCGCACGTCATACCGGCCCTCGACCGGGCCGTGCACCGTCTCACCCGGGGAAAGGTGCTGCTCAGCGCCCAGCTCCTGCCGGGCGTGATCCTGACGGCCACCGGCGCGCGGAGCGGACGGCCGCGGCGGACGCCGCTCGCCTGCATGCCCGAGGAGGGCGGCGGCAGCTGGATCCTGGTCGGCTCCAACTTCGGCCGCACCGGGCATCCGGCCTGGACCGCCAACCTCCTCGCCCACCCCGACGCCGAGATCAGCTGGAAGGGCACGGACATCCCGGTCACGGCCGTGCTGCTGGCGGGAGAGGAGCGGGCCGCGGTCTGGAAGAGGCTGCTGACGTTCTGGCCGCCGTACGCCGCCTACCAGGAGCGGGTGGAGCGCGAGATCCGGCTGTTCCGGATCACGCCCCGGCCGCCCTCCTGA
- a CDS encoding Zn-ribbon domain-containing OB-fold protein, translating into MGTSARFDLPEADAFTRTYWDAAAEGRLLIRRCGACARAHHYPREFCPHCWSEDVTWEEASGLATLYTWSVVHRNDLPPFGERTPYVAAMVDLAEGPRMSTELVGGAEPRAGMALTIVFRDGAPVFRAVAEGPPTHGRTGVQ; encoded by the coding sequence ATGGGCACGTCGGCGCGGTTCGACCTGCCGGAGGCCGACGCCTTCACTCGTACGTACTGGGACGCTGCCGCCGAGGGTCGGCTGCTGATCCGGCGCTGCGGCGCCTGCGCGCGGGCCCATCACTACCCACGGGAGTTCTGCCCGCACTGCTGGAGCGAGGACGTCACCTGGGAGGAGGCGAGCGGCCTGGCCACCCTGTACACCTGGTCCGTCGTCCATCGCAACGACCTGCCGCCCTTCGGGGAGCGCACGCCGTACGTCGCGGCGATGGTCGATCTCGCCGAGGGGCCGCGCATGTCGACGGAGCTGGTGGGGGGAGCCGAGCCGCGCGCGGGCATGGCTCTGACGATCGTCTTCCGGGACGGGGCGCCGGTGTTCCGGGCGGTGGCCGAGGGGCCGCCCACGCACGGCCGGACAGGTGTTCAATGA
- a CDS encoding LysE family translocator, with translation MDSGSLLSFLAVDLLLVCVPGADWAYVVSAGLRGRSVGAAVGGLVSGYALHTALAAAGLAVLVAGSPAVLTGLTAAGAAYLVVLGWSVLRRPGTPGAGEELAADGPRVFLRGATISGLNPKGLLLYLSVLPQFLGPGAGRLPVAAQTALLGLLHMACCAAVYLTVGVLARRLLGARPAAARAVTRTSGAAMLGIGAFLLAQRLATL, from the coding sequence ATGGACTCGGGATCCCTCCTCTCCTTCCTCGCCGTGGACCTGCTGCTGGTGTGCGTGCCGGGCGCCGACTGGGCGTACGTGGTCTCCGCCGGGCTGCGCGGCCGCTCGGTGGGCGCGGCGGTCGGCGGTCTGGTGAGCGGCTACGCGCTGCACACGGCGCTGGCGGCGGCGGGCCTCGCGGTGCTGGTCGCGGGCTCGCCCGCGGTGCTGACCGGACTGACGGCAGCGGGCGCCGCCTATCTGGTCGTGCTGGGCTGGAGCGTGCTGCGGCGGCCGGGGACACCGGGCGCCGGAGAGGAGCTCGCGGCGGACGGACCGCGGGTGTTCCTGCGCGGGGCGACGATCAGCGGCCTGAACCCCAAGGGACTGCTGCTCTACCTCTCGGTCCTGCCGCAGTTCCTCGGCCCCGGGGCCGGACGCCTGCCGGTGGCCGCGCAGACGGCTCTCCTCGGGCTGCTGCACATGGCGTGCTGCGCGGCCGTCTACCTCACGGTGGGCGTCCTGGCCCGCAGGCTGCTGGGCGCCCGCCCGGCGGCGGCCCGCGCGGTGACCCGCACCTCGGGCGCGGCGATGCTCGGGATCGGCGCGTTCCTGCTGGCACAGCGCCTGGCCACGCTGTGA
- a CDS encoding expansin EXLX1 family cellulose-binding protein translates to MAASSHRRSRRPDRPKVRVPVVAVVAVVAVAAVALVVSLVAALRPGGGSDDVREAGAPVAGVRVSGSATPTTAKTSASPTPSASSSASASPSPTASGTTTAPASPAARPPAKAAAPAARAASGAGPLAGRIRPGASYTGVATSYDAGDGSGACSFGPTSDVMTAAMNTADYETSKACGAYVAVRAAGGASITVRITNECPAPCAPGQLDLSRQAFAKLAPLSAGRIPITWSLLSPATSDTVSIRYKIGSSQYWCGIQAIGHRNPVARLEVRSGGSWIRLARTDYNYFLSENGAGCGGAIRLTDIYGERLTVEGIAVRPDAVQPTRVQFARH, encoded by the coding sequence GTGGCAGCTTCCTCGCACCGCCGTTCCCGCCGCCCCGACCGGCCCAAGGTCCGCGTCCCCGTGGTCGCCGTGGTCGCCGTGGTGGCCGTGGCCGCCGTCGCGCTCGTCGTGTCCCTGGTCGCGGCCCTCCGCCCCGGCGGTGGGAGCGACGACGTGCGGGAGGCCGGCGCGCCCGTCGCCGGCGTACGGGTGAGCGGGTCGGCGACGCCGACGACGGCGAAGACGTCCGCGTCGCCGACGCCGTCCGCTTCGTCCTCGGCGTCCGCGAGCCCGAGTCCGACCGCGAGCGGGACGACGACCGCCCCGGCCTCCCCGGCCGCGCGGCCCCCGGCGAAGGCCGCCGCGCCCGCCGCCCGGGCGGCCTCGGGGGCGGGGCCGCTCGCCGGACGGATCCGGCCCGGCGCCTCCTACACCGGCGTCGCCACCTCCTACGACGCGGGCGACGGCAGCGGCGCCTGCTCCTTCGGCCCGACCTCCGACGTGATGACCGCGGCGATGAACACCGCCGACTACGAGACGTCGAAGGCGTGCGGCGCGTACGTGGCCGTCCGCGCGGCGGGCGGGGCGTCCATCACGGTCCGCATCACCAACGAGTGCCCGGCACCCTGCGCACCCGGTCAGCTCGACCTCAGCCGGCAGGCCTTCGCCAAGCTCGCCCCTCTCTCGGCGGGCCGCATCCCGATCACGTGGAGCCTGCTGAGCCCGGCCACGTCCGACACCGTCTCGATCCGCTACAAGATCGGCTCCAGCCAGTACTGGTGCGGGATCCAGGCGATCGGCCACCGCAACCCGGTGGCCCGCCTCGAGGTCCGCAGCGGCGGCTCCTGGATCCGGCTGGCGCGCACCGACTACAACTACTTCCTCTCCGAGAACGGCGCCGGCTGCGGCGGCGCGATCCGGCTCACCGACATCTACGGGGAGCGGCTGACCGTCGAGGGGATCGCCGTCCGGCCGGACGCGGTGCAGCCGACCCGGGTCCAGTTCGCCCGGCACTGA
- a CDS encoding GNAT family N-acetyltransferase — MTEIREPSSAPATPVTSSDTFLSSVSPALPAAPVLDGHGLRLRVWDPESAADVDAWLRGLTDPEFLRWNTPLRTVSDAATARESLENKTADAAAGQAMIFCVTDAADGTILGQVGVSAIERVPSRGIVGYWVLPEARGRHVATRSLLLAARWAFAEVGLHRLELGHALGHDASCRIAERCGFRHEGTLRGAMWEAGRRDAFRDVHAHGRLATDPQPESP; from the coding sequence ATGACCGAGATCCGTGAGCCCTCCTCAGCGCCCGCCACGCCTGTCACGTCGAGCGACACCTTCCTGTCGTCCGTGTCGCCCGCGCTGCCCGCCGCGCCCGTCCTCGACGGCCACGGGCTCCGGCTGCGAGTCTGGGACCCGGAGTCCGCCGCCGACGTGGACGCCTGGCTGCGCGGGCTCACCGACCCGGAGTTCCTGCGCTGGAACACGCCGCTGCGGACGGTCTCGGACGCCGCCACCGCGCGGGAGTCCCTGGAGAACAAGACGGCGGACGCCGCCGCCGGACAGGCGATGATCTTCTGCGTCACGGACGCGGCCGACGGGACGATCCTCGGACAGGTCGGCGTCAGCGCGATCGAACGCGTGCCGAGCCGCGGCATCGTCGGCTACTGGGTCCTGCCGGAGGCGCGGGGCCGGCACGTTGCCACCCGCTCGTTGCTGCTCGCGGCCCGGTGGGCGTTCGCCGAGGTCGGTCTGCACCGGCTGGAGCTGGGCCACGCCCTCGGCCACGACGCCTCCTGCCGGATCGCCGAGCGCTGCGGATTCCGTCACGAGGGCACTCTGCGCGGGGCGATGTGGGAGGCCGGCCGCCGGGACGCCTTCCGGGACGTCCACGCGCACGGCCGGCTGGCCACCGACCCCCAGCCCGAGTCCCCCTGA
- a CDS encoding acetyl-CoA acetyltransferase, with product MTVRTRNVAVVGVALSDCGRVDEATPYTLHAQAARRALADAGLGRETVDGFASAGLGTLAPVELADYLGLRPTWVDSTSVGGATWEVMAAHAADAIAAGHANAVLLAYGATPRADIRAGRRGGTFAFGARGPLQFEAPYGHTLVAKYAMAARRHMLQYGTTIEQLAEVAVQARANAALNPEAMFRTPVSVDEVLSGPMIADPFTKLHCCVRSDGGAAVLLAAEEYVRDCRTAPVWILGTGEHVSHASMSEWEDFTVSPAATAGRLAFARAGLRPDEMDFAQIYDAFTYMTLVTLEDLGFCAKGEGGPFVEKGRLRVEGGALPVNTDGGGLSAQHPGMRGLFLLVEAVRQLRGEAGPRQVRTRDGDPPRLGVACGTGGWFCSSGTVVLGRD from the coding sequence ATGACCGTGCGGACCCGGAACGTGGCCGTGGTCGGCGTCGCGCTCTCCGACTGCGGCCGGGTCGACGAGGCGACCCCGTACACCCTGCACGCACAGGCGGCCCGCCGGGCGCTGGCGGACGCGGGGCTCGGGCGGGAGACGGTGGACGGCTTCGCCTCCGCCGGCCTCGGCACGCTCGCCCCGGTCGAGCTGGCCGACTACCTGGGCCTGCGGCCCACCTGGGTCGACTCCACCTCGGTCGGCGGCGCGACCTGGGAGGTGATGGCGGCGCACGCCGCCGACGCGATCGCCGCCGGCCACGCGAACGCCGTCCTGCTGGCGTACGGCGCGACGCCCCGGGCAGACATCAGGGCGGGCCGCCGCGGCGGCACGTTCGCCTTCGGCGCACGCGGCCCCCTCCAGTTCGAGGCGCCCTACGGGCACACCCTGGTCGCCAAGTACGCGATGGCGGCCCGCCGCCACATGCTCCAGTACGGGACCACGATCGAGCAGCTGGCGGAGGTCGCCGTACAGGCGAGGGCGAACGCGGCGCTGAACCCGGAGGCGATGTTCCGCACCCCGGTCTCGGTCGACGAGGTGCTCTCCGGGCCGATGATCGCGGACCCGTTCACCAAGCTGCACTGCTGCGTCCGCTCCGACGGAGGCGCGGCGGTGCTGCTGGCCGCCGAGGAGTACGTGCGGGACTGCCGCACGGCGCCGGTGTGGATCCTGGGGACCGGGGAGCACGTCTCGCACGCCTCGATGTCCGAGTGGGAGGACTTCACGGTGTCCCCGGCGGCGACCGCGGGCCGGCTGGCCTTCGCCCGCGCCGGACTGCGCCCGGACGAGATGGACTTCGCCCAGATCTACGACGCGTTCACCTACATGACGCTGGTGACCCTCGAGGACCTGGGCTTCTGTGCGAAGGGCGAGGGCGGCCCGTTCGTGGAGAAGGGCCGGCTGCGGGTCGAGGGCGGCGCGCTGCCGGTCAACACCGACGGAGGCGGCCTGTCGGCCCAACACCCGGGGATGCGGGGCCTGTTCCTGCTGGTGGAGGCGGTGCGTCAGCTGCGGGGCGAGGCCGGCCCACGCCAGGTGCGCACCCGGGACGGCGACCCGCCCCGCCTGGGCGTGGCCTGCGGCACCGGCGGCTGGTTCTGCTCGTCGGGCACGGTGGTGCTGGGCCGGGACTGA